A stretch of DNA from Phalacrocorax carbo unplaced genomic scaffold, bPhaCar2.1 SCAFFOLD_449, whole genome shotgun sequence:
CTGGGAGCCCCCACGGCCACGTCCCACAGGGCACTGGGGTGTCTGGGGGCTCCCCTTGCCCCACGGCCATGTCCCACAGGGCACTGGGGTGTCTGGGGGCTCCCCTTGCCCCACAGCCATGTcccatggggacactggggtgtCTGGGGGCTCCCCTTGCCCTGCGGCCACAACCCCACGGGGACATCGGGGCGCTGGGAGCCCCCACGGCCACGTCCACACGGGGACATCGGGGCGCTGGGAGCCCCCACGGCCACGTCCCCATGGGGACATTGGGGCGCTGGGAGCCCCCACAGCCACGTCCACACGGGGACATCGGGGCGCTGGGAGCCCCCACTGCCACGTCCCACAGGGCACTGGGGTGTCTGGGGGCTCCCCTTGCCCCACGACCACGTCCCCACGGGGACACCGGGGTGTCTGGGAGCCCCCACAGCCACATCCCCACGGGGGCACTGGGGTGACTGGGAGCCCCCACAGCCACATCCCCACGGGGACATCGGGGCACAGGGGTGACTGGGAGCCCCCACAGCCACATCCCCACGGGGCACAGGGGTGACTGGGAGCCCCCACAGCCACATCCCCACGGGGACATCGGGGCGCTGGGAGCCCCCACAGCCACAACCCCACGGGGACATCGGGGCACAGGGGTGACTGGGAGCCCCCACAGCCACATCCCCACGGGGACATCGGGGTGCTGGGAGCCCCCACAGCCACGTCCCCACGGGGACATCGGGGCGCTGGGAGCCCCCACAGCCACATCCCCACGGGGACATCGGGGCGCTGGGAGCCCCCACAGCCACATCCCCATGGGGACATCGGGGTGCTGGGAGCCCCCACAGCCACGTCCCCACGGGGACATCGGGGCGCTGGGAGCCCCCACAGCCACGTCCCCACGGGGACATCGGGGCGCTGGGAGCCCCCACAGCCACATCCCCATGGGGACATCGGGGCACTGGGGTGACTGGGAGCCCCCACAGCCACATCCCCACGGGGACATCGGGGCGCTGGGAGCCCCCACAGCCACGTCCCCACGGGGACATCGGGGCACTGGGGTGACTGGGAGCCCCCACAGCCACGTCCCCACGGGGACATCGGGGCGCTGGGAGCCCCCACAGCCACGTCCCCACGGGGACATCGGGGCGCTGGGAGCCCCCACAGCCACAACCCCACGGGGACATCGGGGCACAGGGGTGACTGGGAGCCCCCACAGCCACATCCCCACGGGGACATCGGGGTGCTGGGAGCCCCCACAGCCACGTCCCCACGGGGACATCGGGGCGCTGGGAGCCCCCACAGCCACATCCCCACGGGGACATCGGGGCGCTGGGAGCCCCCACAGCCACATCCCCATGGGGACATCGGGGTGCTGGGAGCCCCCACAGCCACGTCCCCACGGGGACATCGGGGCGCTGGGAGCCCCCACAGCCACATCCCCACGGGGACATCGGGGCGCTGGGAGCCCCCACAGCCACGTCCCCACAGGGACATCGGGGCGCTGGGAGCCCCCACAGCCACATCCCCATGGGGACATCGGGGCACTGGGGTGACTGGGAGCCCCCACAGCCACATCCCCACGGGGACATCGGGGCGCTGGGAGCCCCCACAGCCACGTCCCCACGGGGACATCGGGGCACTGGGGTGACTGGGAGCCCCCACAGCCACGTCCCCACGGGGACATCGGGGCGCTGGGAGCCCCCACAGCCACAACCCCACGGGGACATCGGGGCGCTGggagcccccctgccccccgccccccccagccccccgcccccccctcgCGTCCCCACCTTTCCGCATCCGGGCACCTCGACGCCGTCGACGGGCCGGGGGATCTCGATGGACTTGACGAGCCCGTACTTGCCGCACTCGTCCCGCACGTCCTCCACGATCTCCTCGTACTCCTCGTCGTCCAGCAGCTCCTCGGGCAGCACCATGTTCATCAGGCACAGCACCTCGGTGGGGTGGCCGCCCATCTGCACCTGCGAGCTCATCAGCCCGGGCACCTGCAGCGTCACCGGGGTCTGGTTTATCGTGCTctggttgggggggtgggggggggggaggggaggggaggggaggggaggggggcgacAGCGGGGGGGTTAGGGGGGGTGATGGGACCCCGCTgcgcccgccccggcgcggggtgggggtggggtgtccccccacacccccccccccccccaggattccccaccccaccccgcagcTGCCTAGAGACGGGGACGAGGCGTccccgccccccacccacccaccggAGCCGGGGggcccggctgccccacggcgccCCCGCCCAGGGACCCCCAGTTGTCTGGGGGTGGGGCTGAGGGGTCCtgcctgccccccagccccccaaagaGGGAACCCAGCTGTCCTCgcaccccaccccctccccccaaggACCCCCAGCTCACCGGGGATAGGGACACggggtcccagccccctccccagggacccccagctcaCCAGGGATAGGGACACggggtcccagccccctccccagggacccccagctcaCCGGGGATAGGGACACggggtcccagccccctccccagggacccccagctcaCCGGGGATAGGGACACGGGGTCCCGCCCCACCCCTGCCATGGGAAaggaccccccagcaccccccgccccgagaggacccaggtgtccccacagccccccccagcaagaccccctccccactccctggGCACAGGGACAAGGGCTCCTGGTGCCCCCcaaccccgcccccccaccccccaaatggATCCTGGCATCCTCCtgcccccccgaccccccccccgccccaggacccccccccagctccctggggatggggccaagcccccagaccccctcccagGAGAGAACCCAGGCGTCCTGGctgccccccgcaccccccctggggacccccagatCCCTGCGGACTGGGACAAGACACCCTGgaacacccccccgcccccttaaggaggacccaggaccctcccctgccctggggggggCCCCCTAACGCCCgtcacccccctccccggccccagGGGGGCCCCCGGCGTCCGGCGCCCACTCACCAGGGTGGCGTTCTTGGCCCCCACGCTGGCCCTCTGCACCAGCAGCTTCTTGTCACCCAGCTGCATCCCCGTTCAGCCCGGCGATggcctggggggggacacgggggggtcactgggggctTGGGGGACCCCCTCCCGCATTTGGGGCCCTctgagagagcagcagcaggtgggggGCTCAAAGCGGGCACTTTTCTCTTCCTAGAGAGGACTTTGGGAGGGAGGGTTTGGTTgtgtcccccccaaaaaagcagcatgatttggggaggggggcaacacctgcagccccccccaggCACCCTGAATGGCTGCAGCGGTCCCCAACCCATCgggggggaccccaaacccATCAGGGGGGTCCCCAAACCCATCAGGGGGGTCCCCAAACCCATCAGGGGGGTGCCCAGAGCTTGGGCCTGGTGGGTTTTAAGGCACGTTTTGGTGCGTTTTGGAAGGGATTTTGGGCACAAAAAGCCCCGGAGGTGCCCGGGGGGTTTTTGGGGTCCCccgggggggggtttggggggtaCCTGGTCGGTGACGTTGATGTCGACGTACTCGCAGAAGGCGTAGCCCTTGGAGAGGCCGGTGGCGGCTGTCCTTCACCAGGTTGAAAGCTTTCAGGGGCCCGAAGGACGTCAGCAGCTCCTtcacctggggggggggacacacacaattggggggggacacacacaatttgggggggacacacagcacctgggaccccccaaTGGAACCTGGGACCCCCCCACGGCACTGCAACCCCCGCCCCAACACACCCCGGGGGTCCCAGCCGCTGCCCCCCTCCCAATTCCTGCCCACATCGATGGGAAACTCAACCTTGGGGGGGGGAAAATGggggccccccggcccccctctGTTgtaacccccccccccaggttttggggggctctggggtgccCCTGCTCTCACCTGGTCGTCGTTCAGGTAGTTGGGGAGGCCCCGATGAAGAGCTTATGAGCGGAATCGGGCACCACCGTGGAGACGAcgcctggggggggggaca
This window harbors:
- the U2AF2 gene encoding LOW QUALITY PROTEIN: splicing factor U2AF 65 kDa subunit (The sequence of the model RefSeq protein was modified relative to this genomic sequence to represent the inferred CDS: inserted 1 base in 1 codon; deleted 2 bases in 2 codons), translating into ISGGVGGLYQGTPSTLGCIIFPKEVWRWGDTPVPEGSWPRWGSPRCWLGPGGPPRAPPLTAVSPPPGVVSTVVPDSAHKLFIXGLPNYLNDDQVKELLTSFGPLKAFNLVKDSATGLSKGYAFCEYVDINVTDQAIAGLNGMQLGDKKLLVQRASVGAKNATLSTINQTPVTLQVPGLMSSQVQMGGHPTEVLCLMNMVLPEELLDDEEYEEIVEDVRDECGKYGLVKSIEIPRPVDGVEVPGCGKIFVEFTSVFDCQKAMQGLTGRKFANRVVVTKYCDPDSYHRRDFW